Proteins co-encoded in one Paraburkholderia edwinii genomic window:
- a CDS encoding AI-2E family transporter, with product MQQNAPIFTPYQRRAMIWFAIALVTGILLWLLSPVLTPFLLGAILAYILHPGVSWLRRHRVPKVVAALLMMLFFTLMVTGLVLLILVVVQKEVPQLRQQVPVMISHVHKWLQPKLEIVGLADSLDFASIRDLVTNQLEGSAQTVVVYAWTSIRTSSNLMLDLVSNLVMVPLVLFYLLYDWNAMTRRITHFIPRRWLVKTVQLSRDMDQMLSQYLRGQLLVMGVLAVYYSIALWAAGFEIALPVGIFTGLAVFIPYIGFATGLILALVAALLQFGSWYGIGAVAVVYGVGQILESFILTPRLVGERIGLHPLAVIFALLAFGQLFGFFGVLLALPVSAILSVAWRELRQSYLSSTLYKN from the coding sequence TTGCAGCAGAACGCTCCGATTTTTACGCCCTATCAGCGGCGCGCGATGATCTGGTTCGCCATCGCGCTCGTCACCGGCATCCTTCTGTGGCTGTTGAGCCCGGTGCTCACGCCGTTTCTGCTCGGCGCGATCCTCGCTTACATCCTGCATCCGGGCGTCTCCTGGCTCAGACGCCACCGCGTGCCGAAGGTGGTCGCCGCGTTGCTCATGATGCTGTTCTTCACGCTGATGGTGACCGGCCTCGTGCTGCTGATACTCGTCGTCGTGCAGAAGGAAGTGCCGCAGTTGCGCCAGCAGGTGCCCGTGATGATTTCGCACGTACACAAGTGGCTGCAGCCGAAGCTCGAGATTGTCGGCCTCGCCGATTCGCTCGACTTCGCGAGCATTCGCGATCTCGTCACGAACCAGCTCGAAGGCAGCGCGCAGACCGTGGTGGTCTACGCGTGGACGTCGATCCGCACGAGCAGCAACCTGATGCTCGACCTCGTTAGCAATCTCGTGATGGTGCCGCTCGTGCTGTTCTATCTGCTGTACGACTGGAACGCGATGACCCGCCGCATCACGCACTTCATTCCGCGCCGCTGGCTCGTGAAAACGGTGCAGCTGTCGCGCGACATGGACCAGATGCTGTCGCAATACCTGCGCGGCCAGTTGCTCGTGATGGGCGTGCTCGCGGTCTATTATTCGATCGCGCTATGGGCCGCCGGGTTCGAGATCGCGCTGCCGGTCGGCATTTTTACCGGTCTCGCGGTATTTATTCCCTATATCGGTTTCGCGACGGGCCTGATCCTCGCGCTCGTCGCCGCGCTGCTGCAGTTCGGCAGCTGGTACGGGATCGGCGCGGTCGCCGTGGTGTATGGCGTCGGCCAGATTCTCGAGAGTTTTATCCTGACGCCGCGTCTCGTCGGCGAACGCATCGGCCTGCATCCGCTCGCCGTGATTTTCGCGTTGCTCGCGTTCGGTCAATTGTTCGGCTTTTTCGGTGTGCTGCTCGCGTTGCCGGTCAGCGCGATACTGTCCGTCGCGTGGCGCGAACTGCGCCAAAGCTATCTGTCGAGCACGCTTTACAAGAACTAA
- the purM gene encoding phosphoribosylformylglycinamidine cyclo-ligase, translating into MNQPKSAPDAQGLSYRDAGVDIEAGDALVDAIKPFAKKTMRDGVLAGIGGFGALFEVPKKYREPVLVSGTDGVGTKLKLAFHLNKHDTVGQDLVAMSVNDILVQGAEPLFFLDYFACGKLEVGTAATVVKGIAYGCELAGCALIGGETAEMPGMYPDGEYDLAGFAVGAVEKSKIIDGSTIAAGDVVLGLASSGIHSNGYSLVRKIIERANPDLTADFDGRPLADALMAPTRIYVKSMLALMEQVTVKGMAHITGGGLVENIPRVLKAGFTAELDHRAWPLPPLFAWLQKHGGVADAEMHRVFNCGIGMAVIVSAQDAKQAIGLLSAAGEQVWQIGTVRQSKEGEAQTVVV; encoded by the coding sequence ATGAATCAACCGAAATCCGCTCCTGACGCTCAAGGTTTGTCGTATCGTGACGCCGGCGTGGACATCGAAGCAGGCGATGCCCTCGTCGATGCGATCAAGCCCTTTGCCAAGAAAACGATGCGCGACGGCGTGCTGGCCGGCATCGGTGGTTTCGGTGCGCTGTTCGAGGTGCCGAAGAAATATCGCGAACCCGTGCTCGTCTCGGGCACCGACGGCGTCGGCACGAAGCTCAAGCTCGCCTTCCACCTGAACAAACACGATACGGTCGGCCAGGATCTCGTCGCGATGAGCGTCAACGATATCCTCGTGCAAGGCGCCGAGCCGCTCTTCTTCCTCGACTATTTCGCGTGCGGCAAGCTCGAAGTCGGGACGGCCGCGACGGTCGTCAAAGGCATTGCGTATGGCTGCGAACTCGCCGGCTGCGCGCTGATCGGCGGCGAAACGGCTGAAATGCCGGGCATGTACCCCGATGGCGAATACGATCTCGCGGGTTTCGCGGTCGGCGCGGTCGAAAAGAGCAAGATCATCGACGGCAGCACGATCGCCGCAGGCGATGTCGTGCTGGGTCTCGCGTCGAGCGGCATCCACTCGAACGGCTACTCGCTGGTGCGCAAGATCATCGAGCGCGCGAATCCCGATCTCACCGCCGATTTCGACGGCCGTCCGCTTGCGGACGCATTGATGGCGCCCACGCGCATCTACGTGAAGTCGATGCTCGCGCTGATGGAACAGGTCACGGTGAAGGGCATGGCGCACATCACGGGCGGTGGGCTCGTCGAGAACATTCCGCGCGTGCTCAAGGCGGGGTTCACCGCCGAACTCGATCATCGCGCATGGCCGCTGCCGCCGCTCTTTGCGTGGCTGCAGAAGCACGGCGGTGTCGCCGATGCCGAGATGCATCGCGTGTTCAACTGCGGCATCGGCATGGCCGTGATCGTTTCCGCGCAGGATGCGAAGCAGGCTATCGGGCTTTTGTCCGCAGCGGGCGAGCAGGTGTGGCAGATCGGCACCGTGCGGCAAAGCAAGGAAGGCGAGGCGCAGACGGTGGTCGTCTGA
- a CDS encoding BON domain-containing protein, protein MSQTKSSRKLVATCATIACAAAVAAASIFSDTAFAQDAQAASSAQTAPAAQAEQPASHPSRASLRHANHKLEREVRIALTHAKIDTTDILIRAKGSKVALIGAVPDQNMIQSASEIAGKVAGVTAVQNLLILRPESDD, encoded by the coding sequence GTGAGCCAGACGAAGTCAAGCCGAAAGCTCGTCGCAACCTGCGCGACAATCGCATGCGCCGCCGCCGTTGCGGCGGCATCGATATTCAGCGATACCGCGTTCGCGCAAGATGCGCAGGCCGCATCATCGGCGCAGACCGCGCCGGCTGCGCAAGCGGAGCAGCCCGCGTCGCATCCGTCGCGGGCGAGCCTGCGTCACGCCAACCACAAGCTCGAGCGTGAGGTGCGGATCGCGCTCACGCACGCGAAAATCGATACGACCGATATTCTGATTCGCGCGAAGGGCAGCAAGGTCGCGTTGATCGGCGCCGTGCCCGATCAGAACATGATCCAGTCCGCGAGCGAGATCGCCGGCAAGGTGGCGGGCGTGACTGCCGTGCAGAATCTTCTGATCCTGCGGCCCGAATCCGACGATTGA